The following are encoded in a window of Procambarus clarkii isolate CNS0578487 chromosome 33, FALCON_Pclarkii_2.0, whole genome shotgun sequence genomic DNA:
- the LOC123757267 gene encoding glutathione S-transferase 3, mitochondrial: MVSIEVPAEYGYCVLVAVFSIFMLVWKSAKVGGARKKFKVEYPTMYHKTNDHFNCYQRAHQNTLENYPQFLFLLLLGGLYNPIVSATGGAVWCIGRIVYALGYYTGDPKNRVKGSFAYFGLFAMLYCVIRLATGLLGWF; the protein is encoded by the exons ATGGTTTCCATTGAAGTTCCTGCTGAGTATGGATACTGTGTGTTGGTTGCTGTTTTCTCCATTTTCATGCTCGTGTGGAAATCTGCGAAG GTTGGTGGGGCCAGAAAGAAGTTCAAGGTTGAATACCCAACTATGTATCACAAGACAAATGATCATTTCAATTGTTACCAGCGAGCTCATCAAAACAC ACTTGAGAATTATCCACAGTTCCTGTTTCTTTTACTTTTGGGAGGTCTCTACAACCCCATAGTGAGTGCTACTGGAGGAGCCGTCTGGTGTATTGGACGTATTGTTTATGCTCTGGGTTACTACACAGGAG ATCCCAAAAATAGAGTGAAGGGGTCCTTTGCTTACTTTGGCTTATTTGCCATGTTATACTGTGTTATTCGCCTAGCCACTGGCTTGCTGGGTTGGTTTTAA